A single Crateriforma conspicua DNA region contains:
- a CDS encoding transposase — protein MSTSPEGTAALEFWHVLLNQEISLPGTHHQLLYHFVFSTKNRRPYLQPETKDKVFEYLGGTARGLGGVPIRVGGHVDHVHLLVKLTTKHCIADFKGVVPR, from the coding sequence ATGAGTACCAGTCCCGAAGGGACGGCAGCGTTAGAATTCTGGCATGTCCTCCTCAACCAGGAGATCAGCTTGCCGGGCACCCACCATCAGCTGCTGTATCACTTCGTCTTCAGCACCAAGAATCGGCGACCGTACCTGCAACCGGAAACGAAGGATAAGGTTTTTGAATATCTCGGTGGAACCGCACGAGGACTCGGTGGAGTTCCGATTCGAGTCGGCGGACATGTTGATCACGTGCACCTGCTGGTCAAGCTAACCACCAAACACTGCATCGCCGACTTCAAAGGAGTCGTTCCAAGATGA
- a CDS encoding alpha/beta hydrolase, with the protein MLSTLRLFVAHFVLLLCFLSTGVCRAADEPAGSTGQTESSPGDDLVHQYFAEQTKQIRDQCLSDVHTLKEWTQRREIYRSQLLDMLGLNPLPPRGDLQTTVTGQVQREGVVVEKIHFQSLPGLYVTGNLYRPAEVDQPLPAILYVCGHGKVVEDGVSYGNKVHYQHHGAWFARNGYVCLVIDTIQLGEIEGTHHGTYRKKMWWWNNRGYTPAGVEAWNCLRAVDLLQSRDDVDSERIGVTGRSGGGVYSWWSAAIDPRIKVAVPVAGITNMKNHVVDGCVSGHCDCMYMVNTHRWDFAKVAALVAPRPLLISNTDRDSIFPLDGVVDLHSQVRDVYALYDAEPNLGLQITSGPHQDTQELRVHAFRWFNKYLRDDESLIESVARPLFTPQELKVFDRLPGDQRVTTIHEIFVPQASANQTIDGLDDLSNKVRKLREMTFAGWPDGGDDPAPLTLLRTVQHSGVEVDFLEYHSQSPYRLPMILVRPTDPSRGTQSSVDVHVLNDEGWQSTFVDFSWNRIHESTAAELVKALPGALADSKRSILKQPTLFVAPRGVGPTQWTRDERPRTHIRRRFMLLGQTAAGMQIYDVIRALRSVQNMDSLSAEKGPIVVHGQGDAAFWVLWASLFVDDIDELRLRDLPSSNRQAPDLLNVSRVVRLPQVIEMVQQRVGDVRISGQ; encoded by the coding sequence ATGTTGTCGACGCTTCGTTTGTTTGTTGCGCACTTTGTGCTGTTGTTGTGCTTCCTTTCAACGGGCGTTTGCCGGGCCGCGGATGAGCCGGCGGGATCCACTGGCCAGACCGAATCATCGCCCGGGGATGACTTGGTCCACCAATACTTCGCCGAACAAACCAAACAGATTCGTGATCAATGCTTGTCCGATGTCCACACGCTGAAGGAATGGACTCAGCGTCGTGAAATCTATCGATCACAGTTGCTGGACATGCTGGGGCTGAATCCTCTGCCGCCCCGTGGCGATCTTCAAACGACGGTGACGGGCCAGGTTCAGCGCGAAGGCGTTGTGGTTGAAAAGATCCATTTTCAATCTTTGCCTGGCCTGTATGTCACGGGAAACCTTTACCGCCCCGCCGAAGTGGACCAACCCCTGCCCGCCATTTTGTACGTGTGTGGCCACGGTAAGGTCGTCGAAGACGGCGTCAGCTATGGCAACAAGGTCCACTATCAACATCACGGTGCATGGTTCGCACGCAACGGCTATGTGTGCCTGGTTATCGACACGATACAGCTGGGCGAAATCGAAGGCACCCACCATGGCACCTATCGCAAGAAGATGTGGTGGTGGAACAATCGGGGGTACACGCCCGCCGGAGTCGAAGCGTGGAACTGCCTGCGCGCGGTCGACTTGCTGCAATCACGCGACGACGTGGACTCCGAACGCATCGGCGTGACCGGACGCAGCGGCGGTGGCGTCTATTCGTGGTGGTCCGCGGCAATCGACCCACGCATTAAGGTCGCCGTTCCCGTCGCCGGTATCACGAACATGAAGAATCACGTGGTCGACGGTTGCGTCAGCGGTCACTGTGACTGCATGTACATGGTCAACACACACCGTTGGGATTTTGCCAAGGTCGCGGCGTTGGTGGCTCCTCGGCCATTGTTGATCTCCAACACCGATCGTGACAGCATCTTTCCGCTCGACGGCGTCGTCGATTTGCATTCTCAGGTCAGGGACGTCTACGCGTTGTATGACGCCGAACCGAATCTGGGATTGCAGATCACATCGGGGCCTCACCAGGACACTCAAGAGTTACGCGTTCACGCGTTTCGCTGGTTCAACAAGTATTTGCGCGATGATGAATCGTTGATCGAATCGGTTGCCCGTCCATTGTTCACGCCCCAGGAATTGAAAGTCTTCGATCGTCTTCCAGGTGATCAACGAGTGACGACGATCCATGAGATCTTTGTCCCACAGGCGTCCGCGAACCAGACCATCGATGGTCTGGATGATTTATCGAACAAAGTGCGAAAGCTTCGTGAGATGACCTTCGCGGGATGGCCGGATGGTGGTGACGATCCCGCGCCGCTGACATTACTGCGAACGGTTCAGCATTCTGGGGTCGAAGTGGACTTTCTCGAATATCACAGCCAGTCGCCGTATCGCTTGCCGATGATCTTGGTGCGTCCCACGGATCCGAGTCGCGGAACCCAATCGTCGGTCGATGTGCATGTTTTGAATGATGAGGGCTGGCAGAGCACGTTTGTCGATTTCAGCTGGAATCGGATCCATGAGTCCACCGCCGCCGAACTGGTCAAAGCACTTCCGGGTGCTCTGGCTGATTCAAAGCGATCAATACTGAAGCAGCCAACTCTGTTTGTTGCACCGCGTGGCGTGGGGCCGACGCAGTGGACACGCGACGAACGTCCGCGGACGCACATCCGCCGACGTTTCATGCTGCTGGGTCAGACCGCCGCGGGAATGCAAATCTATGATGTGATTCGTGCACTCCGGTCCGTGCAAAACATGGACAGTCTTTCGGCGGAGAAAGGGCCCATCGTCGTTCACGGCCAAGGCGATGCCGCTTTCTGGGTGCTGTGGGCGTCTCTGTTTGTCGATGACATCGACGAACTTCGTCTCCGCGATTTGCCTTCATCCAATCGCCAAGCACCCGATCTGTTGAACGTCAGCCGGGTCGTGCGATTGCCCCAAGTCATCGAGATGGTGCAACAGCGAGTCGGAGACGTGCGTATCAGCGGACAATGA
- a CDS encoding transposase, protein MSTSPEGTAALEFWHVLLNQEISLPGTHHQLLYHFVFSTKNRRPYLQPEMKDKIFEYLGGTARGLGGVPIRVGGHVDHVHLLVKLTTKHCIADFKGVVRGRVCAILAEAWDRVRSSLPLGLTGKNAIDPSGLD, encoded by the coding sequence ATGAGTACCAGTCCCGAAGGGACGGCAGCGTTAGAATTCTGGCATGTCCTCCTCAACCAGGAGATCAGCTTGCCGGGCACCCACCATCAGCTGCTGTATCACTTCGTCTTCAGCACCAAGAATCGGCGACCGTACCTGCAACCAGAAATGAAGGATAAGATTTTTGAATATCTCGGTGGAACCGCACGAGGACTCGGTGGAGTTCCGATTCGAGTCGGCGGACATGTTGATCACGTGCACCTGCTGGTCAAGCTAACCACCAAACACTGCATCGCCGACTTCAAAGGAGTCGTTCGAGGACGAGTATGTGCGATTCTTGCAGAGGCATGGGATCGAGTACGATCCTCGTTACCTTTGGGATTGACCGGAAAGAATGCTATCGACCCTTCGGGTCTGGATTGA
- a CDS encoding TM2 domain-containing protein, with product MPPTETHSIVIGYVVWLFGFFGAHRFYYGKQISGTIWFFTLGLCGIGWLIDLLLIPGMDRRATMRFATGPFDYTVAWILLTFLGVFGVHRFYMGKWVTGAIYLLTGGLLGIGWLYDLWTLNEQVDSANRRF from the coding sequence ATGCCGCCCACTGAAACGCATTCGATCGTGATCGGGTACGTCGTTTGGCTGTTCGGCTTTTTCGGTGCCCACCGATTCTACTATGGCAAACAGATCTCCGGCACGATCTGGTTCTTCACGCTGGGCTTGTGTGGAATCGGCTGGCTGATTGACTTGCTGTTGATCCCTGGGATGGACCGTCGCGCGACGATGCGATTCGCGACCGGACCGTTTGACTACACAGTTGCGTGGATTCTGCTGACCTTCTTGGGCGTGTTCGGTGTCCACCGTTTCTATATGGGGAAATGGGTCACCGGTGCCATCTATCTGTTGACCGGTGGCCTGCTGGGAATCGGTTGGCTGTATGACCTTTGGACACTGAACGAACAAGTGGATTCGGCAAACCGACGTTTTTGA